A genome region from Sphingobacteriaceae bacterium GW460-11-11-14-LB5 includes the following:
- a CDS encoding carbamoyl phosphate synthase large subunit, whose amino-acid sequence MPKDTSIRSVLIIGSGPIVIGQACEFDYSGSQAALSLKEEGITVSIINSNPATIMTDKVIGDHVYLRPLTVDSIEVILQEHIDSADLPKIDAVLPTMGGQTALNLCKEAEERGVWEKYGVKVVGVDVAAIEKTENREAFRQLMVDIGVGVAESKIANSFLEGKEAAQEIGYPLVIRPSYTLGGSGGGFVHKKEEFDAALKRGLEASPTHEVLVEKAVLGWKEYELELLRDSNDNVIIICSIENFDPMGIHTGDSITVAPAMTLSDRCYQEMRNQAIKMMRAIGNFAGGCNVQFSVNPVDDEIIAIEINPRVSRSSALASKATGYPIAKIAAKLAIGYNLDEIENQITKTTSAYFEPTLDYVIVKVPRWNFDKFKGANKELGLQMKSVGEVMAIGRTFIEALQKACQSLEINRAGLGADGRQVRNIEEIMDGLEHASWNRLFLIKDAMAMGVPLESIRKVTKIDKWFLNQIQELVLLETELKRYSLNNIPQDFFVTLKQKGFSDIQIAWLLGNVTEDEVYDRRKALGINRVYKMVDTCAAEFPAKTPYYYSTFEEENESVPSDRKKVIVLGSGPNRIGQGIEFDYSCVHGLLAAKETGFEAIMINCNPETVSTDFNMADKLYFEPVFWEHVREIIELEKPVGVIVQLGGQTALKMAEKLTEKGIKIIGTSFENMDIAEDRGRFSDLLKDLDIPYPKYGVAENAEEAIVVANEVGYPVLVRPSYVLGGQGMSIVINDEDLEKAVVKLLGDLPGNRVLIDHFLDRAEEAESDSISDGEDVHIVGMMEHIEPAGIHSGDSFAVLPTFSLSETVTKAMEEYSIKIAKALDVRGLLNIQFAIKDEKVYVIEANPRASRTVPFIAKAYDVPYINIAAKIMLGVAKLKDFTIVRKLEGYAIKEPVFSYEKFPEVAKELGPEMKSTGEAIRFIKDLEDPYFRKLYKDKSMYLSK is encoded by the coding sequence ATGCCTAAAGACACTTCCATACGCTCAGTACTGATTATCGGATCTGGACCAATTGTTATTGGCCAAGCCTGTGAATTTGATTACTCGGGTTCGCAAGCGGCTCTTTCTTTAAAAGAAGAAGGAATTACCGTTTCCATTATCAACTCCAATCCGGCTACAATTATGACGGATAAGGTTATCGGTGACCATGTTTACCTGCGCCCGTTAACTGTTGATTCAATAGAGGTTATTTTACAAGAGCATATCGACTCTGCAGATTTACCTAAAATTGATGCCGTACTTCCTACTATGGGAGGCCAGACCGCATTAAACCTTTGTAAAGAAGCTGAAGAACGTGGTGTTTGGGAAAAATACGGTGTTAAAGTAGTTGGGGTAGACGTTGCCGCAATCGAAAAAACAGAAAATCGTGAGGCTTTCCGCCAGTTAATGGTTGATATCGGTGTAGGTGTTGCAGAATCGAAAATTGCCAACTCATTTTTAGAAGGTAAAGAAGCCGCACAGGAAATCGGTTATCCATTGGTAATCCGTCCATCATATACCTTAGGTGGTTCTGGTGGTGGTTTCGTACACAAAAAAGAAGAGTTTGATGCTGCTTTAAAACGTGGTTTAGAAGCTTCTCCAACACACGAAGTACTCGTAGAGAAGGCTGTTTTAGGCTGGAAAGAATATGAGTTGGAGTTGTTAAGAGATAGCAACGATAACGTAATCATTATTTGTTCGATCGAAAACTTCGATCCGATGGGTATCCATACAGGAGATTCGATCACAGTTGCTCCGGCAATGACTTTATCTGATCGTTGTTACCAGGAAATGCGTAACCAGGCAATCAAAATGATGCGTGCGATCGGTAACTTCGCCGGCGGCTGTAATGTTCAGTTTTCGGTTAACCCGGTTGATGATGAAATTATCGCCATCGAAATTAACCCACGTGTATCACGTTCATCAGCTTTAGCAAGTAAAGCAACTGGTTATCCAATTGCAAAAATCGCGGCAAAACTGGCCATCGGTTACAACCTGGATGAAATTGAAAATCAGATCACCAAAACCACTTCAGCATATTTCGAACCTACTTTAGATTACGTAATCGTTAAAGTACCTCGCTGGAACTTCGATAAATTTAAAGGTGCCAACAAAGAGTTGGGTCTGCAAATGAAATCGGTTGGTGAAGTAATGGCCATTGGTCGTACCTTTATCGAGGCCTTACAAAAAGCTTGTCAGAGTTTAGAGATCAACCGCGCTGGTTTAGGTGCTGATGGCAGACAGGTGCGCAATATTGAAGAAATTATGGACGGTTTGGAGCATGCTTCATGGAACCGTTTATTCTTAATAAAAGATGCCATGGCAATGGGCGTACCTTTGGAGTCGATCCGCAAGGTAACCAAAATTGATAAATGGTTCTTAAATCAGATTCAGGAGCTTGTATTGCTTGAAACTGAATTAAAAAGATATTCACTAAACAATATCCCTCAGGATTTCTTCGTAACACTTAAACAAAAAGGTTTCTCTGATATTCAGATCGCCTGGTTGTTAGGCAATGTTACCGAAGACGAAGTTTACGATCGCCGTAAAGCTTTAGGCATAAACAGGGTATATAAAATGGTTGATACTTGTGCTGCGGAATTCCCGGCCAAAACACCATATTACTACTCTACTTTCGAAGAAGAGAACGAATCTGTTCCTTCTGACAGGAAAAAGGTAATTGTATTGGGTTCAGGTCCTAACCGTATCGGTCAGGGTATCGAATTCGATTACTCTTGTGTACACGGTTTATTAGCGGCTAAAGAAACAGGCTTCGAGGCCATCATGATTAACTGTAACCCTGAAACGGTTTCAACAGACTTTAACATGGCCGATAAATTATATTTCGAGCCCGTATTCTGGGAACATGTTCGCGAAATTATCGAGCTGGAAAAACCGGTGGGCGTTATCGTTCAGTTAGGTGGACAAACCGCTTTGAAAATGGCGGAGAAGTTAACTGAAAAAGGCATCAAAATTATCGGAACATCGTTCGAGAATATGGACATTGCCGAAGACCGTGGCCGTTTCTCAGACTTGTTGAAAGATTTAGATATTCCATATCCGAAATATGGTGTTGCAGAGAATGCTGAAGAAGCCATTGTTGTAGCAAACGAAGTAGGTTATCCGGTGCTGGTTCGTCCGAGTTATGTATTGGGTGGACAGGGCATGAGCATCGTAATTAACGATGAAGACCTGGAAAAAGCAGTAGTAAAATTATTGGGCGATTTACCGGGTAACCGTGTATTGATCGATCACTTTTTAGATAGGGCAGAAGAAGCAGAATCTGATTCGATTTCTGACGGCGAGGATGTACACATTGTGGGTATGATGGAACACATCGAGCCTGCAGGTATCCACTCAGGAGATTCATTTGCCGTATTACCTACATTCAGCTTATCAGAAACGGTAACTAAAGCAATGGAAGAATACTCCATTAAAATTGCTAAAGCCTTAGATGTACGTGGCTTATTAAACATTCAGTTCGCCATTAAGGATGAGAAAGTTTATGTAATCGAGGCAAATCCAAGGGCATCGCGTACGGTTCCTTTCATCGCAAAAGCTTACGATGTGCCATACATCAACATTGCAGCTAAAATTATGTTAGGTGTAGCCAAACTGAAAGATTTTACGATCGTTCGTAAGCTTGAAGGTTATGCCATTAAAGAACCGGTTTTCTCTTATGAGAAATTCCCGGAGGTGGCGAAAGAATTAGGACCTGAAATGAAATCTACAGGTGAGGCCATCCGTTTCATCAAAGATTTAGAAGATCCTTACTTCCGCAAGCTTTACAAAGACAAATCGATGTATTTGAGTAAGTAA
- a CDS encoding peptidase M28 codes for MKKIFLFTLVGMASLQLKAQNIDKIITREYTDHLIKTLSADDMQGRATFTPGIDKAATFIESEFKKIGLKPLTGEKTFRQTFNKYQVTNQTTSVKIDGQEVAPENLIISGVTSASVTLDKSNTTVVKLDPEKAFVPQLRAMMSVEKNQIVLVDSKFADLFKRYSSYFGKPATVDEKDVKATTSAVQVFVLGKDAATDFSATIKSKVDKMPLFNVAGVIPGKSKAKEIVVFSGHYDHLGFLKSVDGDSIANGADDDASGTTAMIALAKYYKAQKNNERTLIFVAFTAEEIGGFGAKYFSEKLNPDDVVAMFNIEMIGKDSKFGKNTAFITGYERSDFGKILQKNLAGTEFTFHPDPYPDQNLFYRSDNATLAALGVPAHTISTDKIDIDKLYHSVKDEYSSLDVENILSTIKAIAKSATSIVNGKDTPTRIPKLKQ; via the coding sequence ATGAAAAAAATATTCCTTTTTACCCTTGTCGGGATGGCAAGTTTGCAGCTTAAAGCGCAAAACATAGATAAAATCATCACACGCGAATACACCGACCACCTGATTAAAACCTTAAGTGCTGATGATATGCAGGGGCGTGCAACCTTTACACCCGGTATTGATAAAGCAGCCACTTTTATCGAATCTGAATTTAAAAAAATCGGTTTAAAGCCTTTAACCGGCGAGAAAACTTTCCGCCAAACCTTTAACAAATACCAGGTTACCAATCAGACTACAAGTGTTAAGATAGACGGACAGGAAGTTGCCCCGGAAAATTTAATTATTTCAGGCGTAACTTCAGCAAGCGTTACACTCGATAAGTCGAATACTACAGTTGTTAAGTTAGATCCCGAAAAAGCATTTGTGCCTCAACTCAGGGCAATGATGAGTGTTGAAAAAAACCAGATCGTTCTGGTTGACAGTAAATTTGCTGATCTGTTTAAGCGTTACAGCAGTTATTTTGGCAAACCGGCAACTGTTGATGAGAAAGATGTTAAGGCAACGACAAGCGCTGTGCAGGTTTTTGTTTTGGGTAAAGATGCGGCAACAGATTTTTCCGCAACAATTAAAAGTAAGGTAGATAAAATGCCTTTATTTAATGTTGCAGGGGTAATTCCAGGTAAATCAAAAGCGAAAGAAATTGTGGTTTTCTCAGGCCATTACGATCATTTAGGCTTTTTAAAAAGTGTTGATGGCGATAGCATTGCCAATGGTGCAGACGATGATGCCTCGGGTACAACGGCTATGATTGCCCTGGCCAAGTATTACAAAGCGCAGAAAAACAATGAGCGTACTTTAATCTTCGTGGCCTTTACCGCTGAAGAAATCGGTGGTTTTGGGGCAAAATATTTTTCTGAGAAACTAAATCCTGATGATGTAGTGGCCATGTTCAATATTGAGATGATTGGTAAGGATTCGAAATTTGGCAAGAATACTGCCTTTATTACAGGTTATGAAAGATCTGATTTTGGGAAGATTTTGCAGAAAAACTTAGCGGGAACTGAATTTACTTTCCACCCAGATCCCTATCCGGATCAAAATTTATTCTATAGAAGTGATAACGCAACGTTGGCTGCTTTAGGTGTTCCGGCGCATACCATTAGTACCGATAAAATTGATATCGATAAACTCTACCACAGTGTGAAAGATGAATACAGTTCTTTAGACGTAGAAAATATCCTTTCTACCATTAAAGCGATTGCCAAGAGCGCAACGAGCATTGTAAATGGAAAAGATACCCCAACAAGGATTCCGAAATTGAAACAATAA
- a CDS encoding NADH oxidase: MKEISVQELKEKIDNKEDFQLIDVRETFEYEVSNLEGENIPLGGILIEADKVAKDKPVIIQCRSGKRSAAAVMQLEQQYGFDNLYNLKGGILAWQEAFDPSMPVY; this comes from the coding sequence ATGAAAGAAATATCGGTACAAGAACTAAAAGAGAAAATCGATAACAAAGAAGATTTTCAATTGATTGATGTTCGTGAAACATTCGAATATGAGGTTTCCAATCTTGAAGGTGAGAATATCCCTTTAGGTGGAATTTTAATTGAGGCTGATAAGGTTGCGAAAGATAAGCCAGTAATTATTCAGTGCCGCAGTGGAAAAAGAAGCGCAGCAGCAGTAATGCAGTTGGAGCAACAATATGGATTCGATAATCTTTATAACTTAAAAGGCGGTATTTTAGCCTGGCAAGAGGCTTTCGATCCAAGTATGCCAGTATATTAA
- a CDS encoding dipeptide epimerase: MKISCRQFELELKHPFSISKFTRTSTPLMLLKVEHQGVTGYGEASMVPYMGESYESAAAFLSLVDWDKIQYPFDFEEIIAYLDRLAPGQPAIKAAIDIALNDIQGKLLNKPCYEIYGADPAKMPVTSYTIGIDTPEVIREKLKDAEAFKVIKVKLGRDNDQEIIETIRSMTSVPLYVDANQGWADKIKAIDLIYWLHNQGVVLIEQPMDKNNLDGNAWLTERSPIPLLADEAVQRLADMDKLKGAYHGINVKLMKSCGMYEGHQMILKARSFGMKVLIGCMSETSCATLAAAALAPLCNWADLDGPWLTKNNPFTDPAFENGKYILKDLPGLGLEGITSDLFL, from the coding sequence ATGAAGATTAGTTGCAGGCAATTTGAATTAGAATTAAAACATCCTTTTTCGATCTCGAAATTTACCCGTACCAGTACCCCCTTAATGTTGTTAAAGGTGGAGCACCAAGGGGTAACAGGTTATGGGGAGGCCTCTATGGTACCTTATATGGGCGAGAGCTACGAAAGTGCGGCGGCTTTTCTGAGCCTTGTAGATTGGGATAAAATCCAATATCCCTTCGATTTCGAAGAAATTATTGCCTATCTGGACCGTCTCGCTCCCGGCCAGCCGGCCATTAAAGCCGCGATAGATATTGCCCTTAACGATATTCAGGGGAAGCTGTTAAACAAACCCTGTTATGAAATTTACGGTGCCGATCCAGCTAAAATGCCGGTCACTTCTTATACCATTGGGATTGATACCCCTGAGGTAATCCGAGAAAAACTGAAAGATGCCGAAGCTTTTAAAGTGATCAAAGTTAAACTGGGGCGGGATAACGACCAGGAAATTATCGAAACCATCAGGAGCATGACCAGTGTACCCTTATATGTGGATGCGAACCAGGGCTGGGCAGATAAGATTAAAGCGATTGATTTAATTTATTGGCTGCATAACCAGGGCGTGGTATTAATCGAGCAGCCTATGGATAAAAATAACCTCGATGGAAATGCCTGGCTAACCGAGCGTAGTCCGATTCCTTTGCTGGCAGACGAGGCCGTTCAGCGTTTAGCCGACATGGACAAACTGAAAGGCGCTTATCATGGTATTAACGTAAAACTGATGAAAAGCTGCGGCATGTACGAAGGGCATCAGATGATTTTAAAAGCCCGTTCTTTTGGGATGAAAGTGCTGATTGGCTGTATGAGCGAAACCAGTTGTGCTACTTTAGCGGCAGCTGCTTTGGCGCCATTGTGTAACTGGGCCGATTTGGATGGGCCATGGCTCACGAAGAATAATCCCTTTACTGATCCAGCATTCGAAAACGGCAAGTATATTTTAAAAGACCTGCCCGGTTTAGGGCTGGAGGGTATTACTTCGGATCTTTTTCTTTAA
- a CDS encoding rhomboid family intramembrane serine protease yields the protein MEYFNIAPVASVIFVFTIITSLYAFYDHSLYGKFMLHPYSVSRGHKVWTVLTSGLIHGDWMHLFFNMFTFVAFAFTLEQLMGSWLFGLLYVIALVLSDLPTIFKYKENFNYNSLGASGAISAVLFSFILFNPKSAIRILFIPFDIPAYAFGILYLIYCYYASRNSRDGINHDAHFFGALTGLIFTIIFVPGILQNFITMLTGGR from the coding sequence ATGGAATACTTCAATATCGCACCAGTTGCCTCCGTAATTTTCGTTTTTACCATTATTACCAGCCTATACGCTTTCTACGATCACTCGCTTTATGGCAAGTTTATGCTGCATCCTTACAGTGTATCAAGGGGCCATAAGGTTTGGACGGTACTTACCAGTGGTTTAATTCATGGCGATTGGATGCACCTTTTCTTCAATATGTTTACTTTCGTAGCATTTGCTTTTACTTTAGAACAATTGATGGGGAGTTGGCTGTTTGGTTTACTTTACGTTATAGCACTTGTGCTTAGCGATTTGCCAACAATATTTAAATACAAAGAAAACTTCAATTATAATAGCCTGGGTGCCTCTGGCGCGATTAGCGCTGTGCTTTTTAGTTTCATTTTGTTCAATCCTAAAAGCGCAATAAGAATACTTTTTATACCGTTTGATATTCCAGCCTATGCTTTTGGTATATTGTATCTTATTTATTGCTATTATGCCTCGAGAAACTCCAGAGACGGTATTAATCACGATGCACACTTTTTCGGTGCCTTAACCGGATTGATTTTTACGATTATTTTCGTTCCGGGTATTTTGCAAAACTTTATTACCATGTTAACTGGTGGGAGGTAG
- a CDS encoding peptidase T, which yields MSTYTNFNKSLEQRFIKYTKIDTQSDPNSPTCPSTLKQKNLGKELVQELLEIGISDAEMDDNGYVYGTIPSNTSKQIPVIFFCSHMDTSPDCSGENVKPIIHDNYQGQDLILPDDNNIVIKLAEHKDLKHQIGNDIITASGTTLLGADNKAGLAEIMEAAAFLMKNPEVKHGTIKLLFTPDEEIGRGVDKADLKKLGADFGYTIDGETLGSIEDETFSADGATLKIYGVSTHPGFAKGKMESAIKILAEILDALPKDTLTPEATHQKEGFIHPVSMHGQVEEAEAQFIIRDFTDEKLAAHGQFLEETVKKVMANYPKSTYKFDIKAQYRNMKQVLDQHPKIVQYGIEAIERAGVVAKQQSIRGGTDGSRLSYMGLPCPNIFAGEHAFHSKQEWVSVQDMEKAVQTIINIACIWEEKG from the coding sequence ATGAGCACATACACCAACTTTAACAAATCTCTCGAGCAGCGGTTTATAAAATATACGAAGATTGATACCCAATCTGATCCAAATTCTCCTACCTGTCCATCAACCTTAAAACAAAAGAATTTAGGTAAAGAATTGGTTCAGGAATTATTAGAAATTGGCATTTCTGATGCCGAAATGGACGATAACGGCTACGTGTATGGTACTATCCCTTCAAATACAAGCAAGCAGATACCGGTAATTTTCTTCTGTTCGCACATGGATACCTCGCCTGATTGTAGCGGCGAAAATGTTAAACCGATTATTCATGACAATTATCAAGGACAGGACTTAATTCTGCCTGACGATAATAATATTGTAATCAAACTCGCGGAACATAAAGACCTAAAACACCAGATTGGCAACGATATTATCACAGCAAGTGGAACAACTTTATTGGGTGCTGATAATAAAGCAGGATTAGCCGAAATTATGGAAGCAGCTGCCTTTTTAATGAAAAATCCTGAGGTAAAACACGGCACTATAAAACTTCTTTTTACCCCGGATGAAGAAATAGGCCGCGGTGTAGACAAAGCTGATTTAAAAAAATTAGGCGCCGATTTTGGTTATACCATAGACGGTGAAACACTGGGCTCTATTGAAGATGAAACCTTTTCTGCCGATGGAGCTACCCTTAAAATTTATGGCGTAAGTACACACCCGGGTTTCGCAAAAGGAAAAATGGAAAGTGCCATTAAAATCCTTGCCGAGATTTTAGATGCGCTGCCAAAAGACACACTCACACCAGAAGCCACACACCAAAAAGAAGGATTTATCCATCCGGTAAGCATGCATGGGCAGGTAGAAGAGGCCGAAGCACAGTTCATCATCAGAGATTTTACCGATGAAAAACTCGCAGCGCATGGACAGTTCCTGGAAGAAACCGTAAAAAAGGTGATGGCGAACTATCCGAAATCTACTTACAAGTTTGATATTAAAGCACAGTACCGCAACATGAAACAGGTTTTAGATCAGCATCCTAAGATTGTACAATACGGAATTGAAGCCATTGAAAGAGCTGGAGTAGTAGCCAAACAACAAAGTATCCGTGGCGGAACTGATGGCTCGCGACTTTCGTACATGGGTTTACCTTGCCCTAATATTTTTGCCGGAGAACATGCCTTTCATAGCAAACAAGAATGGGTAAGCGTACAGGATATGGAAAAAGCTGTACAAACCATTATTAATATCGCCTGTATCTGGGAAGAGAAGGGGTAA
- a CDS encoding aldose epimerase, which yields MITLENDYIKVSLAAKGAELQGLFSKETRLEYLWNANPKYWAKYSPVLFPIVGSLKNNHFTYQGKSYELPRHGFARDHVFNFEKISETEAIFTLTQNEDTLKVYPFYFELKLRYQLIDRKLNLTYEVKNTGTAELLFSIGAHPAFAVPNTPNTVYEDYYLAFNADEKLTFWKLEDGLVADETELIELGGHRLNLKHDLFYNDALVFKTLQSNCISLLNNKNDYGLHFHFEEFPFFGIWAATDAPFVCLEPWCGVADGVHHDQELTHKEGMIKLDAGENWSRFWEVECF from the coding sequence ATGATAACTCTCGAGAACGACTATATAAAAGTTAGCCTGGCTGCTAAAGGCGCAGAACTTCAAGGCTTATTTAGTAAAGAAACCCGGCTGGAATATTTATGGAATGCCAATCCTAAATATTGGGCAAAATACAGTCCGGTTTTATTTCCTATTGTTGGCTCATTAAAAAACAACCATTTTACTTACCAGGGTAAAAGTTACGAGCTCCCTCGCCATGGTTTTGCCCGCGATCATGTTTTTAATTTCGAAAAAATAAGTGAAACTGAAGCTATCTTTACATTAACTCAAAACGAAGATACCTTAAAAGTATATCCCTTTTATTTTGAGTTGAAACTACGCTATCAGTTAATAGATAGAAAGCTGAACTTAACCTACGAGGTAAAAAATACAGGTACTGCCGAGCTTTTATTCTCCATTGGTGCACATCCGGCATTTGCAGTACCCAATACACCCAATACTGTTTACGAAGATTATTACCTGGCCTTTAATGCCGACGAGAAACTAACTTTCTGGAAACTCGAAGATGGCTTAGTGGCCGATGAAACGGAGCTCATTGAACTCGGTGGCCACAGGTTAAACCTTAAGCACGACTTGTTTTATAATGATGCACTGGTTTTTAAAACCCTACAGAGCAATTGCATTAGTTTGCTCAACAATAAAAACGATTATGGCCTGCATTTTCATTTCGAAGAATTTCCTTTCTTCGGTATATGGGCTGCCACCGATGCCCCTTTTGTTTGTTTAGAACCCTGGTGCGGAGTGGCCGATGGCGTTCACCACGATCAGGAATTAACACACAAAGAGGGTATGATAAAACTTGATGCCGGCGAAAACTGGTCGCGGTTTTGGGAAGTAGAGTGTTTTTAG